ACCTTTGGCTTGCAGCTTGAGCGGATGCGGATTGAGATAATCACCCAGCTTTTGCATATTGGCATTGACCAACAATGTCCCGTGATGAAAGCTGCGGTCGGTCGCATGTTTAAAAGCACTGCCTGATATTTTCTTATCGCCAACTTGCATATCGTTACGTCCGGACTGTTCAGCGTCTATACCGAGCTTCTTTAGGGCATTAACGATAATAGTAAAGTTCGCTTCTTGGTCGTAGTCGTCTTTGGGCGATAAAAAGGTAAAGTTGGTATTGCCCAAGTCATGAAACACTGCGCCGCCGCCGCTCTGCCGCCGCGCCAAAAACACCTCGTCTTCTTCCATCTTATCGATTTTGCATTCCACCCACGGGTTTTGCGAGCGGCCAATAACCACGGTCTCAGAATTGCGCCATAAAAAAAGTGTGTGCGAATCCGGGTCGAGGGTATTAAATATCCAGTCCTCGGTTGCAAGGTTAAACCACGGGTTGGTCACAGCAGATTTTAGGATGCGTAGTTTCATTTTTTGTCCTTTTTAATATAAGTTATAGGCTTCATATATAATATTCTACATAACCTTTCTTATCTACAAGAAGTCTAACATGAGCGACTTAGATAAATTAGTAAGATTAGCCAACCTTTTTAATCAA
This sequence is a window from Psychrobacter jeotgali. Protein-coding genes within it:
- a CDS encoding lipoate--protein ligase codes for the protein MKLRILKSAVTNPWFNLATEDWIFNTLDPDSHTLFLWRNSETVVIGRSQNPWVECKIDKMEEDEVFLARRQSGGGAVFHDLGNTNFTFLSPKDDYDQEANFTIIVNALKKLGIDAEQSGRNDMQVGDKKISGSAFKHATDRSFHHGTLLVNANMQKLGDYLNPHPLKLQAKGIKSVRSRVANLVEFNEDINHEVLSDAIIEAFCEYYGDTAPVQELDEASLAKQPSLKAYYEQMADWNWRFGKTPDFSHHVETRFDWGIIDLHMDVKQAVIQEVVIFSDALNVELIDLLKETLTGIKYNRNEVKAKLAELSKAHPDLAAPVDEVSNWLLGEMET